A genomic segment from Paenibacillus sp. FSL K6-1096 encodes:
- a CDS encoding SDR family oxidoreductase produces the protein MNLKLKGKNVLVAASSKGIGRAVAEEFAAEGANVALCSRNEEQLRKTAEEIRERYGVKVYSLQADLTVKADIEAFVQGAVSALGGLDVLVTNSGGPPGGTFEEMEDEQWEKAFQQNLMSVIRLIRGALPHLKQSGAGRIANIASISVKQPIDGLILSNTFRTGIAGLAKTLAGELAPYGILINTVGPGRIATDRTLYLDGLKAEARQVPIEEIRAESERSVPLHRYGQPEEIARMIVFLCSEANSYSTGQTVMVDGGLVRGL, from the coding sequence ATGAATCTGAAGCTCAAAGGTAAAAACGTACTGGTCGCCGCCTCCAGCAAAGGCATCGGGAGGGCGGTAGCCGAGGAATTTGCCGCGGAGGGTGCGAATGTGGCCCTTTGTTCCCGGAACGAGGAGCAGCTCCGCAAGACGGCAGAGGAGATCAGGGAGCGTTACGGGGTGAAGGTGTACAGCCTCCAGGCCGACCTAACGGTCAAGGCGGACATTGAAGCGTTCGTGCAGGGAGCCGTCTCTGCCCTGGGCGGGCTTGATGTGCTGGTAACCAATTCAGGAGGTCCCCCGGGAGGAACGTTCGAGGAGATGGAGGATGAACAGTGGGAGAAGGCGTTTCAGCAGAATCTGATGAGCGTGATCCGGCTGATCCGTGGTGCCTTGCCGCACTTGAAGCAATCCGGTGCCGGCAGAATCGCCAACATCGCCTCCATCTCCGTGAAGCAGCCGATCGATGGGCTGATTCTCTCCAATACGTTCCGCACCGGAATTGCCGGTCTGGCCAAGACGCTGGCTGGTGAGCTGGCTCCTTACGGTATACTTATTAACACAGTGGGACCGGGGCGCATTGCCACAGACCGGACGCTGTATCTGGATGGGCTCAAGGCAGAGGCCCGGCAGGTCCCTATAGAAGAGATTCGTGCCGAGTCCGAGCGGAGCGTTCCCCTGCACCGTTACGGCCAGCCTGAGGAGATTGCCCGAATGATCGTTTTTCTCTGCTCCGAAGCCAACTCCTACAGCACAGGCCAGACCGTAATGGTGGATGGCGGGTTGGTTAGAGGGCTGTAG
- a CDS encoding Lrp/AsnC family transcriptional regulator, which translates to MDDTDLQILELLKKNSRMTSSDISKVIHLSVPSIAERIRKLERNGMIEKFTVKVNRKAMGQSCVVCIFLQLHGSQETQAFREGIIQAPEVLECHHISGEYDYLLKVALEDLSAVEAFITHTLKAHYNIVRSNTFFILSTLKEE; encoded by the coding sequence ATGGATGATACTGATCTGCAAATTCTGGAGCTGCTGAAGAAGAACAGCCGTATGACCAGCTCCGATATCTCGAAGGTGATTCATTTGTCTGTTCCATCCATTGCGGAGAGAATCCGGAAGCTGGAACGGAACGGGATGATTGAAAAGTTCACCGTCAAGGTGAACCGCAAGGCCATGGGGCAGAGCTGTGTAGTCTGCATCTTTCTGCAGCTTCATGGCTCACAGGAGACCCAAGCTTTTCGTGAGGGGATTATTCAAGCCCCGGAGGTGCTGGAGTGTCACCATATTTCGGGCGAATATGATTATCTGTTGAAGGTGGCGCTGGAGGACTTGTCCGCTGTGGAGGCATTTATTACACACACACTTAAGGCACACTATAACATTGTGAGGTCCAACACCTTCTTCATTCTATCTACACTGAAAGAGGAATAG
- a CDS encoding LysE family translocator yields MPWEWITKGLLLGLSIAAPVGPISVLCIRKTMARGFRAGLFSGLGAATADAVYGILAGFGLTALTAALMDYKIALQVLGGLFICGFGIQSLFQVPAKEAPQTPPSAGMLGSYAITFLLTLSNPITIMFFLGVFSASGILVSHTLTNMLSLVAGVFLGSALWWVFLSGAAVLFRNHLLEGSLKLSIFNKVSGGIMCAFGVVTLVKSALWFI; encoded by the coding sequence ATGCCATGGGAATGGATAACCAAAGGGCTGCTGCTGGGGCTGTCCATTGCGGCTCCTGTAGGACCGATCAGTGTATTATGCATCAGGAAGACGATGGCCAGAGGGTTCCGAGCCGGTCTCTTCAGCGGGCTGGGGGCAGCAACAGCAGATGCGGTGTATGGCATTCTTGCCGGGTTCGGCCTAACCGCCCTGACTGCCGCCCTAATGGATTACAAAATAGCTCTCCAGGTGCTTGGCGGATTGTTTATCTGCGGGTTCGGTATACAATCGCTCTTCCAGGTTCCAGCTAAGGAAGCACCTCAGACCCCTCCTTCAGCAGGGATGCTGGGCTCTTACGCAATAACGTTCCTGTTGACGTTGTCGAACCCGATAACGATTATGTTCTTCCTGGGCGTATTCAGCGCTTCGGGCATTCTGGTGTCCCATACGCTCACGAATATGCTGTCTTTGGTTGCGGGTGTGTTTCTTGGCTCGGCGTTATGGTGGGTCTTCCTGTCGGGAGCAGCAGTGCTGTTCCGTAATCACTTGCTGGAGGGGTCCTTGAAGCTGTCCATATTTAACAAGGTGTCTGGAGGAATCATGTGTGCATTCGGCGTAGTGACCCTGGTGAAATCCGCACTCTGGTTCATATGA
- a CDS encoding GNAT family N-acetyltransferase, which produces MNNRVIRQFRQSDMAALGELYELVSASGDMLFWWVGEESNWENVFCAFEGERMVAKGQLQVFNVVPPGRAAGSKHKIFVNLKLRPGREKDLELRDSVYALLLERAYVLKSTLPPEYGTILCTGNYAAEESCHAYFAEHLGYRPESCLYTLHRDLHEPIHTPELEAGLEMTDEPLDTPEQRAAYLELEAEIWPDNPLGMERLMEYQEHPLWTSMAVRDGGQVAGSLMVWQEEQKGVIEDVFVQGGWRRRGIAKALLSRALSYLKQHGLEQAELVVLTDNDSALSLYKSAGFRTGRQEIRYHMELE; this is translated from the coding sequence GTGAATAATCGAGTAATCCGGCAGTTTAGACAGAGCGATATGGCGGCGCTTGGGGAGTTGTATGAGCTGGTGTCGGCCAGCGGGGATATGCTGTTCTGGTGGGTGGGGGAGGAGAGCAACTGGGAGAATGTATTCTGTGCCTTCGAAGGGGAGCGGATGGTGGCTAAGGGCCAGCTTCAGGTGTTCAATGTGGTGCCTCCGGGACGCGCGGCGGGGAGCAAGCACAAGATTTTTGTGAATCTGAAGCTGCGGCCCGGCCGGGAAAAGGATCTGGAGCTGCGTGACAGTGTCTACGCTCTGCTGCTGGAACGGGCATATGTGCTGAAGAGCACGCTGCCTCCGGAATATGGAACGATCCTGTGCACAGGCAATTATGCGGCGGAGGAGAGCTGCCATGCTTATTTTGCAGAGCATCTCGGTTACCGGCCGGAGAGTTGCTTGTATACGCTCCACCGGGATCTGCATGAACCCATCCATACGCCAGAACTGGAGGCAGGTCTGGAAATGACGGACGAACCGCTGGATACGCCGGAGCAGCGGGCGGCTTATCTGGAGCTGGAGGCAGAGATCTGGCCGGATAATCCTCTGGGTATGGAGCGGCTGATGGAATACCAGGAGCATCCGCTCTGGACATCAATGGCCGTCCGGGACGGCGGGCAGGTGGCGGGCAGCCTGATGGTCTGGCAGGAGGAGCAGAAGGGCGTCATCGAGGATGTGTTCGTCCAGGGGGGCTGGCGAAGACGCGGAATCGCCAAGGCGCTGCTGAGCCGTGCATTGTCATATCTGAAGCAGCACGGCCTGGAGCAGGCGGAGCTGGTTGTGCTGACGGACAACGACTCGGCGTTGTCGCTGTACAAATCTGCCGGATTCCGGACGGGACGTCAGGAGATCCGTTATCATATGGAGCTGGAATAA
- a CDS encoding S-layer homology domain-containing protein codes for MKNRNSRMRTAKFTLACGILAATVSFGASASAFSDIKGHAAETKINALHQEGIINGVTSDKFAPKSKLTVAQGVQLMVNGLKLSPQSSSGKQAGDYFDKVKATAWYAPAFLAAKESGLSLDRSIDPNAEMSRVQFATLLLQALQSKGDFAYTERYAEITDGSKLSAPEMNSLQILINTGLITLEKNNTFRPNEAVTRAEAAVWIYDAAKFVKEVIMMDEDDSAPANTYEAAVKLDKAADGVNKATVTVSNLPNPGYGLVIERIEFGSGKTAVIYFRVTSPAPGSMNPQVISSGTAVTYLPEGYTAVARSVNGPAASSAPSALK; via the coding sequence ATGAAGAATAGAAACTCCCGGATGCGCACAGCCAAATTCACGCTGGCCTGCGGTATTCTGGCGGCAACGGTATCTTTCGGAGCATCGGCGTCCGCTTTCTCGGACATCAAGGGCCATGCAGCCGAAACCAAGATCAATGCTCTTCATCAGGAGGGCATCATTAACGGGGTGACCAGCGATAAGTTTGCACCCAAATCCAAGCTTACGGTTGCGCAAGGCGTGCAGCTCATGGTGAACGGCCTGAAGCTGTCCCCGCAGTCATCCTCCGGCAAGCAAGCCGGGGATTACTTCGATAAGGTGAAGGCTACGGCATGGTATGCCCCTGCCTTCTTGGCTGCCAAGGAGAGCGGCTTGTCCTTGGACCGGTCTATTGATCCTAATGCCGAGATGTCACGGGTCCAGTTCGCAACATTGCTGCTTCAGGCGCTTCAGAGCAAGGGGGACTTCGCGTATACTGAGAGGTACGCAGAGATTACGGACGGCAGCAAGCTGTCTGCCCCGGAGATGAACAGCCTGCAGATACTGATCAACACCGGGCTGATCACGCTGGAGAAGAACAACACCTTCCGCCCGAATGAAGCGGTCACCCGTGCGGAAGCTGCGGTATGGATCTACGATGCAGCCAAATTCGTGAAGGAAGTGATTATGATGGATGAGGATGATTCGGCTCCGGCCAACACCTACGAAGCTGCGGTCAAGCTGGACAAAGCCGCCGATGGTGTCAACAAAGCTACAGTTACGGTATCCAATCTGCCGAACCCGGGGTACGGTCTGGTTATTGAGCGGATTGAATTCGGCTCCGGGAAGACTGCTGTCATCTACTTCAGAGTCACATCACCGGCACCCGGCTCGATGAATCCGCAGGTCATCTCTTCAGGCACAGCGGTTACTTATCTGCCGGAAGGCTACACTGCCGTTGCCCGTTCTGTGAACGGTCCGGCGGCTTCGTCTGCTCCTTCAGCACTGAAGTAG
- a CDS encoding ABC transporter substrate-binding protein: MRKKSILALIMAGCLAGLSLAGCSKGNNSTEADSTNSPEGKTKLKAIIVKHSLTKDVGEMKWLTELEEKANVEVEWQQISADWDQKKSALFASGEIPDLLFNATANSDFVQFNGLFEDLGPLIEQNAPNIQKMFSEHPELKTLATQNDGKIYGTPRYKGIWPASTASMFINKTWLDNLGLQVPTTWDELETVLVAFRDGDPNGNGDKTDEIPMDFNPIGWDFTPKLLLGSLGLPLSNGATDGYFTEGAQVKNFYVDERFKTLMQFLQKLYSQNLISKEVVTQDYSKYQSVARGSGATAKVGFTWGWETGDRFGNELKDQYITLPQLKQHADSTDELYWSNDYYYQNYGSNAVSISASSKNKEAAMRFIDAFYEPEVSLQVLFGGMNDTDKGIKDNGDGTYAILPPADASLDPGSWKWTNSFADNGPMYIADALKDKVTLGTDMQNVLKEKAVYEELISKADEKTNVYPQNFMKYSTEDTNILAMNQANINNITDQKWASWLTTKADIEKEWAAYVSSVNSSGLEQNLQIRQKAYEEYLANLK; this comes from the coding sequence ATGAGAAAAAAGAGTATTCTTGCCTTAATCATGGCTGGCTGTCTGGCAGGATTATCACTCGCGGGTTGCAGCAAGGGAAATAACAGCACGGAGGCGGATTCCACCAATTCGCCGGAAGGGAAGACGAAGCTGAAGGCGATTATCGTCAAGCATTCACTCACCAAGGATGTCGGGGAGATGAAATGGCTCACGGAGCTGGAGGAAAAGGCCAACGTGGAGGTGGAATGGCAGCAGATCTCCGCAGACTGGGATCAGAAGAAGAGCGCCTTGTTTGCCAGCGGAGAAATTCCGGATTTGCTGTTTAATGCAACCGCGAACTCGGATTTCGTCCAATTCAACGGGTTATTCGAGGACCTGGGTCCGCTGATTGAGCAGAATGCGCCTAACATCCAGAAGATGTTCAGCGAGCACCCGGAATTGAAAACGCTTGCTACCCAGAATGACGGCAAAATCTACGGAACTCCGCGCTACAAGGGGATCTGGCCGGCCTCGACCGCTTCGATGTTCATCAACAAAACGTGGCTCGATAACCTCGGTCTTCAGGTGCCCACAACCTGGGATGAGCTGGAGACAGTGCTGGTCGCCTTCCGCGACGGGGACCCGAACGGGAACGGGGACAAGACGGATGAGATCCCGATGGACTTCAATCCGATCGGCTGGGACTTCACGCCGAAGCTGCTGCTGGGCAGTCTGGGCCTGCCTCTGTCCAACGGGGCAACGGACGGCTACTTCACAGAGGGTGCGCAGGTCAAGAATTTCTATGTTGATGAGCGCTTCAAAACCCTGATGCAGTTCCTGCAGAAGCTGTACAGCCAGAACCTGATCAGCAAGGAAGTGGTCACGCAGGACTACTCGAAATACCAGTCGGTGGCCCGGGGCAGCGGAGCCACGGCCAAGGTCGGCTTCACCTGGGGCTGGGAGACGGGCGACCGCTTCGGCAACGAGCTGAAGGACCAGTATATTACCCTGCCGCAGCTCAAGCAGCACGCGGATTCAACGGATGAGCTGTACTGGAGCAATGACTACTACTACCAGAACTACGGCTCCAATGCGGTGTCGATCAGTGCCAGCTCGAAGAATAAGGAAGCGGCGATGCGCTTCATTGATGCTTTTTACGAGCCGGAGGTTAGCTTGCAGGTGCTGTTCGGCGGGATGAATGACACGGATAAAGGGATTAAGGACAACGGGGACGGAACGTATGCGATTCTGCCTCCGGCGGACGCTTCCCTCGACCCGGGCTCCTGGAAATGGACGAATTCCTTCGCGGACAACGGTCCGATGTACATTGCCGATGCGCTGAAGGATAAGGTGACGCTGGGCACGGATATGCAGAATGTGCTGAAGGAGAAGGCGGTCTATGAAGAGCTGATCAGCAAGGCGGACGAGAAGACCAATGTCTACCCGCAGAACTTCATGAAGTACAGCACGGAGGATACCAACATACTGGCGATGAACCAGGCGAACATCAACAATATTACCGATCAGAAATGGGCAAGCTGGCTGACCACCAAGGCGGACATTGAGAAGGAGTGGGCCGCTTATGTATCCTCCGTTAACAGCTCAGGTCTGGAGCAGAACCTGCAGATCCGGCAAAAAGCGTATGAGGAATACCTCGCGAACCTGAAATAG